The following proteins are encoded in a genomic region of Gimesia algae:
- a CDS encoding 2TM domain-containing protein, with product MAENEKNYDLAKERVEKKMGFMIHCGIYVVVNAGLIALNLTRSPDRYWFIWPLLGWGIGVVIHAIKVFGPARSASLKEKMIEKEQSKLNQ from the coding sequence ATGGCAGAGAATGAAAAAAATTACGACCTGGCAAAAGAGCGGGTCGAGAAGAAAATGGGATTTATGATCCATTGTGGTATTTACGTAGTTGTTAATGCCGGCCTGATTGCGTTAAACCTGACGCGATCTCCAGACAGGTACTGGTTTATCTGGCCCCTTCTAGGCTGGGGAATTGGTGTTGTCATTCACGCTATCAAAGTATTCGGACCTGCCCGTTCAGCCAGCTTAAAAGAAAAAATGATTGAGAAAGAACAGTCAAAACTCAATCAGTAG
- a CDS encoding CRTAC1 family protein encodes MHHRFSVVLFLFWISLISGCEQVKPEPEQTSASQVAPKVKSNKSSIQAAAKPAPFQFREIAHQSGLEFTYYGNPSPQHYMVEQNGGGVALFDFDGDQCLDVFLSNGSHFDRPAEEAGEVHRLYRSIGRLPQEVQFENVAAVAGVERSDFGMGVACGDYNNDGFVDLYLCTFGKNYFWENNGDGTFSDITETTLTGDERWGASAAFGDLDGDGDLDLYVANYVEYSRDEPPCYLTIRSQRVKISCGPIGRIAQQDLLFENRGDGRFVDRSESAGIIQPTGGKGLAVQIVDLNRDGLLDIFVANDTSDNFLFINQGNLKFEEQALVLGVAVGDQGEPQSSMGIACADFNRNGLLDLFVTNFENAANDFYEQLEVGGYLTTNSRLGLDTTSRPMLAFGTIFADFNLDRWPDLFIANGHIWDLSALGTEHEYEMTQQLFYNRQGKRFQDVSLESGPYFQSKFLGRATAVGDIDNDGDADLLATHEIKPAALLQNESPMQGKSVRLRFIGVKGPREPLGCTLKVVTGDVEQILVIPAGGSYQASSDPRVIVPTGHATSIQSLVLTWPDGSQEEWNDLPTQGELTLIQGTGQ; translated from the coding sequence ATGCATCACCGATTTTCGGTTGTACTGTTTCTGTTCTGGATTTCGCTGATCTCCGGTTGTGAGCAGGTTAAACCGGAACCCGAGCAAACGTCTGCCAGTCAGGTTGCTCCTAAGGTAAAAAGCAACAAGTCATCTATTCAGGCAGCTGCAAAACCGGCACCATTTCAATTTAGAGAGATCGCTCACCAGAGTGGTCTCGAATTCACTTATTATGGAAATCCCAGTCCACAACATTACATGGTGGAACAGAATGGAGGCGGGGTCGCGCTGTTTGATTTTGATGGTGACCAGTGTCTGGATGTGTTTCTTTCCAACGGCTCTCATTTTGATCGCCCGGCTGAAGAGGCAGGTGAAGTGCATCGGCTGTATCGTTCCATAGGAAGGCTCCCGCAAGAAGTGCAATTTGAAAACGTTGCAGCGGTCGCGGGTGTAGAGCGTTCCGATTTTGGGATGGGGGTTGCCTGCGGAGATTATAACAACGACGGGTTTGTTGACCTGTATTTATGCACGTTTGGAAAAAACTATTTCTGGGAAAATAACGGAGATGGTACATTTTCTGATATCACTGAGACAACCCTGACCGGAGATGAACGTTGGGGCGCCAGTGCCGCGTTTGGGGACCTTGACGGAGATGGAGACCTCGACCTGTATGTTGCCAACTATGTGGAGTATTCCCGCGATGAACCACCCTGCTATTTAACCATTCGTTCGCAGCGGGTGAAGATTTCCTGCGGTCCGATCGGCAGAATCGCGCAGCAGGATCTGTTGTTTGAGAACCGGGGGGATGGTCGGTTTGTGGATCGCTCAGAGTCGGCAGGCATCATTCAGCCCACCGGGGGTAAAGGGCTGGCAGTGCAGATTGTTGATCTGAATCGGGATGGCCTGCTCGATATTTTTGTCGCGAATGACACATCAGATAATTTTCTGTTTATCAATCAGGGAAACCTGAAATTCGAGGAACAGGCGCTGGTCCTGGGGGTAGCTGTCGGCGATCAGGGGGAACCGCAGTCATCAATGGGGATTGCCTGTGCTGACTTCAATCGTAACGGTCTGCTGGATCTGTTCGTCACCAATTTTGAAAATGCGGCTAATGATTTCTATGAACAACTGGAGGTCGGCGGATATCTGACCACCAATTCCCGCCTGGGGCTGGATACCACATCACGGCCCATGCTGGCGTTCGGAACCATCTTTGCCGATTTCAACCTGGACCGGTGGCCCGATCTGTTTATTGCAAACGGGCATATCTGGGATTTGAGTGCACTGGGAACCGAGCATGAATACGAAATGACACAACAGTTATTTTATAATCGGCAGGGAAAACGGTTTCAGGATGTCTCACTGGAATCGGGGCCTTATTTTCAATCCAAATTCCTGGGGCGGGCGACTGCAGTCGGTGATATCGATAACGATGGCGATGCCGACCTGCTGGCGACGCATGAAATCAAACCGGCGGCCCTCCTGCAGAATGAGAGTCCGATGCAGGGCAAAAGTGTGCGACTGCGATTCATCGGTGTCAAAGGCCCGCGAGAACCTCTGGGCTGTACTCTGAAAGTCGTGACCGGGGATGTGGAGCAGATTCTGGTGATCCCGGCGGGAGGCAGCTATCAGGCGTCCAGCGATCCACGTGTGATTGTGCCCACAGGCCATGCGACTTCGATTCAAAGCCTGGTTCTCACCTGGCCTGATGGCAGCCAGGAAGAGTGGAACGATTTGCCGACCCAGGGAGAGCTGACGCTGATTCAGGGGACGGGACAGTAA
- a CDS encoding heavy metal translocating P-type ATPase: MTATDPICHMEVDESTALHATVEGQDWYFCSQGCRDKFVAQHAEPEPADKKSCCHHGPPDHHAKHQSHKQDSKDVPAGTIYSCPMHPEIEQVGPGSCPICGMDLEPLMPQKEDSPEEAAEYELMARRFWGGLILGMPVFLLAMLPMTGIPVHNWISPTVSGWIQFLLSTPVMFWAGWPLFERAYRSIISMNLNMFTLIGIGTGTAYIYSVIALVAPGIFPASFQHEGTVELYFEATVVITVLVLLGQMLELRARKRTNSAIQELLSLAPPTAHLVVDGEEREISLEEVQAGNLLRVRPGEKVPVDGLVQEGKSLIDESMITGESVPVTKEQGDDVIGGTVNQTGSFLMKAEKVGGETLLSQIIQMVSSAQRSRAPIQRVVDTIASYFVPAVLAASVLTFLLWSWLGPEPRFAYALINAVAVLIIACPCALGLATPMSIMVGVGRGAKQGILIKNAEVLETLQKVDTLVVDKTGTLTEGRPSLTECMPAANYSEADLLQITASVEQHSEHPLSQAVVVAAKERGLKLKDVSDFDSVTGAGVKGTVDGKLVLIGSASFLRDQSINIKDELSSQADQLREQGQGIIFIAVANEFAGFLSVSDPIKETTAQAIQKLHALGLTIVMVTGDNEKTARAVAKSLNIDDVEAGVKPQDKYEKIKALRNAGHKVAMAGDGINDAPALAEADVGIAMGTGTDVAIESAEVTLVKGDLRGVVDAIDLSRLVMKNIHQNLLFAFGYNALGIPIAAGILVPFLGMHALLSPMIAAAAMSFSSISVIGNALRLRLKS; this comes from the coding sequence ATGACTGCAACTGATCCGATCTGCCACATGGAAGTCGACGAGTCCACTGCCTTGCACGCAACCGTCGAGGGTCAAGACTGGTATTTCTGCAGCCAGGGATGCCGCGACAAGTTTGTTGCGCAGCATGCAGAGCCTGAGCCAGCGGATAAAAAGAGCTGCTGTCATCATGGCCCGCCTGATCACCATGCGAAGCACCAGTCTCACAAACAGGATTCCAAAGATGTACCGGCTGGCACGATCTATTCCTGTCCCATGCATCCTGAGATTGAGCAGGTAGGGCCAGGCAGCTGTCCGATCTGTGGCATGGATCTGGAACCGCTGATGCCTCAGAAAGAGGATTCGCCGGAAGAAGCAGCCGAATATGAGCTTATGGCCCGTCGTTTCTGGGGTGGGCTGATTCTGGGTATGCCGGTGTTCCTGTTGGCAATGCTGCCTATGACCGGGATTCCGGTTCATAACTGGATCTCACCAACTGTATCAGGCTGGATTCAGTTTCTGCTCAGCACGCCTGTGATGTTCTGGGCTGGCTGGCCTCTGTTTGAACGCGCTTACCGTTCGATCATCAGTATGAATCTGAACATGTTTACGCTGATCGGAATTGGTACGGGCACCGCCTACATTTACAGCGTGATTGCATTGGTGGCTCCCGGAATCTTTCCCGCTTCTTTTCAACATGAGGGAACGGTCGAGCTCTATTTTGAAGCCACTGTTGTGATCACGGTACTGGTCCTGCTGGGGCAGATGCTGGAATTGAGGGCTCGCAAGCGGACAAACAGCGCGATACAGGAACTGCTCTCCCTTGCCCCGCCGACTGCCCATCTGGTCGTCGATGGCGAAGAACGGGAGATCTCGCTGGAAGAAGTACAGGCAGGTAATCTGCTGCGTGTACGTCCCGGCGAAAAGGTGCCCGTCGATGGTCTCGTTCAGGAGGGAAAAAGCCTGATTGATGAATCGATGATTACCGGCGAATCAGTACCCGTTACGAAAGAGCAGGGGGACGACGTCATTGGAGGGACTGTCAATCAGACCGGTTCGTTTCTGATGAAAGCCGAAAAAGTCGGGGGAGAGACACTGCTGTCACAGATTATTCAGATGGTCTCCAGTGCACAACGCAGCCGCGCACCGATTCAACGGGTGGTCGATACGATTGCTTCTTATTTTGTGCCTGCTGTTCTGGCTGCCTCTGTACTGACCTTCCTGCTCTGGAGCTGGTTGGGACCGGAGCCCCGCTTCGCGTATGCTCTGATCAATGCGGTGGCCGTGTTGATTATCGCCTGTCCCTGTGCACTCGGTCTGGCAACTCCCATGTCGATCATGGTGGGTGTCGGTCGTGGTGCAAAGCAGGGTATCCTGATCAAAAACGCGGAAGTGCTCGAGACCCTGCAGAAAGTGGATACACTGGTCGTTGATAAAACGGGTACACTCACCGAAGGTCGACCAAGTCTGACAGAATGTATGCCTGCTGCGAATTATAGCGAAGCGGATCTGCTGCAGATCACAGCATCGGTCGAGCAACACAGCGAACATCCCCTCTCACAGGCAGTTGTGGTTGCCGCAAAAGAACGGGGGTTGAAACTGAAGGACGTCAGTGACTTCGACTCAGTGACTGGTGCAGGGGTTAAAGGCACTGTCGATGGAAAGCTGGTATTGATTGGTAGTGCGTCCTTTTTACGGGATCAGTCGATCAACATCAAAGACGAACTGAGTTCGCAGGCGGACCAACTCCGCGAACAGGGGCAGGGCATCATTTTTATTGCAGTGGCGAACGAGTTTGCCGGCTTTCTCTCCGTTTCAGATCCGATTAAAGAGACCACTGCTCAGGCAATTCAGAAGCTACATGCCCTGGGTCTCACGATTGTGATGGTGACAGGCGATAATGAAAAAACGGCGCGGGCGGTCGCGAAGTCGCTCAACATCGATGATGTGGAAGCCGGGGTGAAGCCGCAGGACAAATACGAAAAAATTAAAGCGTTACGGAATGCAGGTCACAAAGTCGCGATGGCCGGAGACGGTATTAACGATGCGCCTGCCCTGGCAGAAGCCGATGTGGGCATTGCCATGGGAACAGGAACTGATGTCGCTATTGAAAGTGCCGAAGTCACACTCGTTAAAGGGGATCTACGTGGCGTTGTCGATGCCATTGACCTCAGTCGGCTGGTGATGAAGAACATCCATCAGAACCTGCTGTTTGCCTTTGGTTATAATGCTCTGGGCATACCGATCGCCGCAGGTATTCTGGTCCCCTTCCTGGGAATGCATGCTCTGTTAAGCCCGATGATTGCTGCAGCGGCGATGAGTTTCAGCTCGATCTCCGTGATTGGTAATGCACTCCGACTGCGTTTAAAATCCTGA
- a CDS encoding tetratricopeptide repeat protein, whose product MNDIVPIESDESSLSSENVDQRSLLKVAFLFLVLLLLVFSRCLAYPLLDWDDEMHLTQNPNLNPVTLSSLGKIWSEPYEGLYIPLSYTFFAGETAITRLLGGQNQDELSPYLFHAGNLCLHLINSLLIYQILFLLVKDRQAACLGGLLFLLHPLQVESVVWISETRGLLSNCFSISAIYFSLIFASHNTSHEQPGSSSESKPKPASHSPLIAASFCFLLSLLAKPSSVTTPLIIGILVIGFFPAQLKSLRLWIAGWLILAVAFILLNRGEQAELLFESPLWARPLIAGDSLTFYLWKLVVPYPLAMQYDKSIQLILETGTLYWFWIIPCVLLLIACFVRQRRIWLTIAGVFIVGLLPVLGLIPFAYQFVSNVADRYVYLSLLAPALAVAWLMRGVSHLAPRIVVTVLLLVCASLSYFQTATWGSNQSLYQHCLTVNPRAFIALSNLGHLAFQSGKYDTALHYFEKSLAVIPDDAGTHQNLGTTLMKLGKETEAIKHHQRVLEIDPQHPGAHLALGVYSESQDQLKHAFDHYLQTLQADPQNIFALQGLGNIARKQQNFKDALKYYQRALRFQPDDVALNENLGMLYLELGEEQNAIQQFERARKRGSINPANEFNLGLIAANNRNLPQAIRHYETALNNIDPKSSAALYQKIRQELALTSNLLGTILQQQGQHTQAIPKFETAIKYADDLAPAYYNLAESLQQLQQTTAALSALNTALKLVPAGSEPARDIQKRIDLYQKQ is encoded by the coding sequence ATGAATGACATAGTTCCTATTGAATCAGATGAATCCTCACTGTCATCCGAAAATGTTGACCAGCGATCATTGCTGAAAGTTGCTTTTCTCTTTCTTGTTCTCCTGCTCCTTGTGTTCTCACGCTGCCTGGCGTATCCACTGCTGGACTGGGACGATGAGATGCATCTCACACAGAACCCAAATCTGAACCCTGTAACACTCAGCAGCCTGGGAAAGATCTGGTCCGAGCCTTACGAAGGGCTGTATATTCCTCTCAGCTACACTTTTTTTGCGGGTGAAACGGCAATTACCCGACTACTGGGGGGGCAAAATCAGGACGAACTCTCACCCTACCTGTTTCACGCAGGGAACTTGTGCCTGCACCTCATCAATTCGCTGCTGATCTACCAGATTCTGTTTCTGCTGGTCAAAGATCGACAGGCTGCCTGTCTGGGAGGTCTGTTGTTCCTGTTACATCCACTGCAGGTGGAATCCGTGGTCTGGATCAGCGAGACGCGGGGGTTATTAAGCAATTGTTTTTCGATTAGCGCGATCTATTTTTCACTCATATTTGCATCTCATAATACATCTCACGAGCAGCCTGGCTCTTCTTCTGAGTCAAAACCCAAGCCTGCCTCACATAGTCCTCTAATTGCCGCCAGTTTCTGTTTTCTGCTCTCACTGCTGGCCAAACCCAGTTCTGTGACGACCCCGTTGATCATTGGAATTCTCGTGATCGGTTTTTTCCCTGCACAGTTAAAATCGCTGCGTCTCTGGATTGCTGGCTGGCTGATTCTGGCTGTCGCCTTCATTCTGCTGAATCGCGGAGAACAGGCAGAACTGTTGTTTGAAAGTCCCCTTTGGGCTCGCCCGTTGATCGCCGGGGATTCACTGACCTTTTATTTATGGAAACTGGTCGTACCTTATCCCCTGGCGATGCAGTACGATAAAAGTATCCAACTGATTCTGGAAACCGGAACATTATACTGGTTCTGGATCATTCCCTGTGTCCTGTTACTGATCGCCTGCTTTGTCAGACAACGTCGAATCTGGTTGACGATCGCAGGAGTCTTCATCGTCGGGCTGCTGCCTGTACTGGGCCTGATTCCTTTCGCCTACCAGTTTGTATCCAATGTCGCGGACCGCTACGTCTATCTCTCCCTGTTGGCGCCTGCACTGGCGGTAGCCTGGCTCATGCGTGGCGTTTCCCATCTTGCCCCGCGGATAGTCGTAACTGTACTCCTGCTGGTCTGTGCCAGCCTGAGCTATTTCCAGACGGCCACCTGGGGCAGCAATCAAAGCTTGTATCAACATTGCCTGACTGTCAACCCGCGTGCTTTCATCGCATTGAGCAACCTGGGTCATCTTGCCTTTCAGTCAGGTAAGTATGACACTGCCCTGCATTACTTCGAAAAATCGCTGGCAGTGATCCCCGATGATGCGGGCACGCACCAGAACCTGGGCACCACTCTGATGAAACTCGGAAAGGAAACAGAGGCGATCAAACACCATCAACGCGTGCTGGAAATCGATCCACAGCATCCGGGAGCCCACCTGGCGCTGGGTGTCTATTCTGAATCACAGGATCAGCTCAAACACGCCTTCGATCATTATCTGCAGACATTGCAGGCGGACCCCCAAAACATTTTTGCGCTGCAAGGATTGGGAAATATCGCACGCAAACAGCAAAACTTTAAGGACGCATTGAAGTATTACCAACGGGCACTACGCTTTCAACCTGATGACGTTGCCCTGAATGAAAACCTGGGGATGCTATACCTGGAACTGGGGGAGGAGCAGAACGCAATCCAACAGTTTGAACGTGCACGAAAACGGGGTTCCATCAATCCAGCGAACGAATTTAACCTGGGACTGATCGCTGCGAATAATCGAAATTTGCCTCAGGCGATTCGGCATTATGAAACGGCTCTGAACAATATCGATCCAAAGTCTTCTGCTGCCCTTTATCAGAAAATTCGTCAGGAACTGGCGCTGACATCCAACCTGCTGGGAACCATTCTGCAACAACAGGGACAACACACGCAAGCGATACCCAAGTTTGAAACCGCCATCAAATATGCAGATGACTTGGCCCCCGCTTACTACAACCTGGCAGAATCGTTACAGCAGCTTCAACAGACCACTGCCGCTCTCTCCGCGCTAAACACCGCATTGAAACTTGTGCCTGCAGGCTCAGAGCCGGCACGAGATATCCAAAAACGAATTGATTTGTATCAAAAACAATAG
- a CDS encoding thioredoxin-like domain-containing protein, producing MPGKSAFLNQIPCTVALFTLLFAGGFSSALADEKTPAAPADTEIKNPFPDRPQAPSIDGGIGWLNTSGEITLKDLRGKVVLIDFWTYCCINCMHVLPDLAYLEKKYPNELVVIGCHSAKFDNEKETDNIRRAIQRYEIKHPVINDANMTVWRKFGVRAWPSMVLIDPEGNYCGHLSGEGNREVLDNVLEKVIAYHRAKGTLDETPVHFELESAKLKQTPLKFPGKLLADPAQQRLFISDSNHNRIVIASLDGKLIDVIGSGQIGNQDGGYKTASFDHPQGMALVGNTLFVADTENHLIRTIDLEKKQVSTLAGTGEQARFRSAGGKLKEAALNSPWALAVIDDVLYICMAGPHQIWSHKLGSDEIGVYAGSGREDITNGPLETSAFAQTSGIAVDGDVFYVVDSEGSAVRKVDTKNKTVSTIAGTSDLERGRSLFEFGDKDGIGEEARLQHPLGVLYDNGRLFVADTYNHKLKTIDLKTNEVKTFLGTGNDGNSLNPVEFSEPSGLAKVGNQLFVADTNNQRICVVNLDDHKVSEFKIAGLTPPSLPKTVDNSFAAASGKALSVTPRKVVPGAALKINVTPQLPAEYKLSPLAPVKFTFKSAENPEVILARGKGAVEGDQLVLQLPALKQLSGTYVLNLRFGYCRDGVGGLCKQHSAQWNIPLQADKGAKNDGVSLSLDLSKE from the coding sequence ATGCCAGGAAAGTCAGCTTTTCTGAATCAAATCCCCTGCACTGTTGCACTTTTCACTCTGCTGTTCGCCGGCGGTTTCTCGTCCGCTTTAGCTGATGAAAAAACTCCCGCTGCCCCGGCCGATACCGAAATTAAAAATCCCTTTCCAGATCGCCCCCAGGCACCGAGTATTGATGGTGGTATAGGGTGGTTGAATACTTCCGGAGAGATCACACTAAAAGATCTGCGGGGAAAAGTCGTCCTCATCGATTTCTGGACCTATTGCTGTATCAACTGCATGCACGTACTGCCGGATCTGGCGTACCTGGAAAAAAAGTATCCCAACGAACTGGTGGTTATCGGCTGTCATTCTGCCAAATTTGATAATGAAAAAGAGACCGATAATATCCGCCGCGCCATTCAGCGTTATGAAATCAAACACCCCGTCATCAATGATGCGAATATGACGGTCTGGCGGAAGTTTGGTGTCCGTGCCTGGCCTTCAATGGTCTTGATTGATCCTGAAGGAAATTACTGCGGTCATCTCTCAGGCGAAGGCAATCGGGAAGTGCTGGATAACGTTCTGGAAAAGGTCATCGCTTATCATCGCGCCAAAGGCACACTCGATGAGACTCCCGTGCATTTTGAACTGGAGTCTGCCAAATTAAAACAGACGCCACTCAAGTTCCCTGGCAAACTGCTCGCCGATCCCGCTCAGCAGCGATTATTCATTTCCGACAGTAATCATAACCGGATCGTGATTGCTTCACTGGATGGAAAACTGATTGACGTCATTGGCTCCGGTCAGATCGGTAACCAGGATGGCGGCTATAAAACGGCCTCCTTTGATCATCCGCAGGGAATGGCTCTAGTGGGTAATACATTGTTTGTGGCTGATACCGAAAACCATCTGATCCGGACAATCGATCTTGAGAAAAAACAGGTCAGTACACTGGCCGGCACTGGGGAGCAGGCGCGTTTTCGTTCTGCAGGCGGGAAGCTGAAAGAAGCTGCTCTCAATAGTCCCTGGGCCCTGGCGGTGATAGATGATGTGCTCTATATCTGCATGGCGGGACCGCATCAGATCTGGTCTCACAAACTCGGTTCCGATGAAATAGGCGTTTATGCCGGCTCCGGACGGGAAGACATTACCAACGGTCCTCTGGAAACCTCTGCTTTCGCACAGACGTCAGGTATCGCCGTTGATGGTGATGTTTTCTATGTCGTTGACAGTGAAGGCTCTGCTGTTCGCAAGGTGGATACGAAGAACAAAACCGTTTCCACAATCGCAGGAACCTCCGACCTCGAACGGGGCAGGTCACTGTTCGAATTTGGTGACAAAGACGGCATTGGGGAAGAGGCACGCCTGCAGCATCCGCTGGGTGTTCTGTATGACAACGGACGTCTGTTTGTTGCCGACACTTACAATCATAAACTGAAAACCATTGATCTGAAGACGAACGAAGTCAAAACGTTTCTGGGAACCGGCAACGATGGCAACAGCCTGAACCCGGTTGAGTTTTCTGAACCATCGGGCCTGGCGAAGGTAGGAAATCAGCTTTTCGTGGCTGACACCAACAATCAACGAATCTGTGTCGTAAATCTGGACGATCACAAAGTCAGTGAATTCAAAATTGCTGGCTTAACGCCTCCCAGCCTGCCGAAAACAGTCGACAATAGCTTTGCGGCAGCTTCAGGCAAGGCATTGAGTGTTACTCCCCGGAAAGTCGTTCCTGGTGCGGCATTAAAAATTAATGTAACTCCTCAGCTACCCGCGGAATATAAACTTTCCCCGTTGGCGCCGGTGAAGTTTACCTTCAAGTCAGCAGAAAATCCCGAGGTCATCCTGGCTCGTGGAAAAGGGGCCGTTGAAGGTGATCAGCTGGTCCTGCAGTTGCCGGCATTGAAGCAACTGTCGGGCACATACGTTTTGAATCTGCGGTTTGGTTACTGTCGCGACGGAGTTGGCGGCTTATGTAAACAGCATTCTGCACAGTGGAATATTCCCCTGCAGGCTGACAAAGGGGCCAAAAATGATGGTGTTTCCCTGTCTCTGGATCTTTCAAAAGAGTAA
- a CDS encoding SGNH/GDSL hydrolase family protein, giving the protein MNQISNNKSSQNTPATPGRSRNKTILFRLAALGVGLLLSLVVVETLVRVFDVEPPRLISKRQLADLTQQDQITYYQCYPDNPHAEFSPVPDTSQGKWELLTYTLNPKPLPLDRLEETPWCVKYTHSSKGIRDREYSNGTPENVMRIACVGDSFVFGEGVPIEKTISRQLESQLGNQYEVINGGQVGANTMDELQILAAITREADCHRAIFVFIPNDIPLHPRLAERQKYINDLVQIRDQYLDDYKKNSWHGGYLKSVSLLTAPFEMDKIKRETVQWYLDSYDPEFNKENLRVFKETIQTIPKIPGCRSVFVIYPLMEGFESEYPLKPIHAQVAAIAEQAGLPVLDLTDAFEGQKTSDLWVHPTDHHPNGQANAIASKAITEWLKKEVPWFLEPDQPQKTKPHTGF; this is encoded by the coding sequence TTGAATCAGATTTCCAATAACAAATCCAGCCAGAATACACCCGCGACACCTGGACGCAGCAGAAACAAAACCATTCTGTTTCGTCTCGCTGCTCTGGGTGTGGGACTGCTGCTCAGTCTGGTCGTTGTAGAAACGCTCGTGCGTGTTTTCGACGTTGAGCCCCCGCGATTGATTTCCAAACGACAGCTCGCTGATCTGACACAGCAGGATCAGATTACCTATTATCAATGCTATCCTGACAATCCTCACGCAGAATTCTCGCCGGTACCAGATACCTCACAAGGGAAATGGGAATTATTGACTTATACGCTCAATCCGAAACCCCTGCCACTGGACCGCCTCGAAGAGACACCCTGGTGTGTGAAATACACGCATTCTTCCAAAGGGATCCGGGACCGCGAATATTCGAACGGGACCCCTGAGAACGTGATGCGGATTGCCTGTGTAGGAGACTCGTTTGTCTTCGGCGAAGGGGTTCCCATTGAAAAAACCATCTCCCGCCAACTGGAATCTCAGCTGGGAAATCAATATGAGGTCATCAATGGCGGTCAGGTGGGTGCGAACACCATGGATGAGCTGCAGATCCTGGCAGCCATCACCCGGGAAGCAGACTGCCATCGGGCGATCTTTGTCTTTATCCCGAATGACATCCCGCTGCATCCACGACTCGCGGAACGACAGAAATATATCAATGACCTGGTTCAGATCCGTGATCAGTACCTCGACGATTACAAAAAAAACAGCTGGCATGGAGGCTACTTGAAATCCGTTAGCCTACTGACCGCTCCTTTCGAAATGGACAAAATCAAACGGGAAACCGTACAATGGTATCTCGACTCGTACGACCCTGAGTTCAACAAAGAAAATCTGCGTGTTTTCAAAGAAACGATTCAAACAATTCCTAAGATCCCAGGCTGCCGCTCCGTGTTTGTAATCTATCCACTGATGGAAGGTTTTGAATCGGAGTACCCGCTGAAACCCATCCATGCACAAGTCGCAGCAATCGCAGAACAGGCCGGCCTTCCCGTACTGGATCTGACCGATGCTTTTGAAGGACAGAAAACGTCAGATCTTTGGGTGCACCCCACGGACCATCATCCCAACGGTCAAGCCAACGCGATCGCGAGTAAAGCAATCACCGAATGGCTGAAAAAAGAGGTCCCCTGGTTTCTTGAACCAGACCAGCCACAAAAGACAAAACCCCATACCGGGTTTTAA
- a CDS encoding alpha/beta hydrolase — MRQREIRFPMVILTLLITAMQVTYAEETTNDYKTLNDIPYYTAEQTQQNEYMQERCKLDLYYPTKIKGFPTVVWFHGGGLKGGSKSIPKELQDQGIAIVAVNYRLFPKAKKPAYLEDAAAAVAWTFQHIKEYGGNPELIFVAGHSAGGYLTSMLGLDRRWLAAHEIDANNIAGLIPYSGHCITHMTVREEMGIERDQPIIDDMAPLFHARKDAPPILLITGDRELEFPTRYEENAYMHRLLQVVKHPQAQLFELDGFTHGSMAKPGHFLLLQEIKRIIKAKKQAD; from the coding sequence ATGCGACAGCGAGAAATCCGATTCCCCATGGTGATACTGACATTGTTGATCACTGCGATGCAGGTTACTTATGCTGAGGAAACTACCAACGACTATAAAACGCTGAACGACATCCCGTATTACACGGCAGAGCAGACACAGCAGAACGAATACATGCAGGAACGCTGTAAGCTGGACCTGTATTATCCAACGAAAATCAAAGGCTTTCCGACGGTCGTCTGGTTTCATGGCGGCGGCTTGAAAGGGGGCAGTAAATCCATTCCCAAAGAACTACAGGACCAGGGGATTGCGATTGTTGCTGTCAACTATCGCCTGTTTCCCAAAGCCAAAAAACCGGCTTATCTCGAAGACGCTGCGGCAGCGGTGGCCTGGACGTTTCAACATATCAAAGAGTATGGCGGCAATCCCGAGCTGATTTTCGTCGCCGGTCATTCCGCAGGCGGCTACCTGACCAGTATGCTGGGTCTGGATCGACGCTGGCTCGCTGCACACGAGATCGATGCGAATAACATCGCCGGCCTGATTCCCTACAGCGGACACTGCATCACTCATATGACGGTTCGTGAAGAGATGGGAATCGAGCGCGATCAACCAATCATCGATGACATGGCTCCGTTGTTTCATGCACGTAAAGATGCACCGCCGATCCTGCTGATCACCGGTGACCGGGAACTGGAATTCCCCACACGATACGAAGAAAACGCTTACATGCATCGCCTGTTACAGGTAGTCAAACATCCGCAGGCTCAATTGTTTGAGCTGGATGGATTTACCCATGGAAGTATGGCTAAACCGGGACATTTTCTACTGCTGCAAGAAATCAAGCGCATTATCAAAGCGAAAAAACAGGCCGATTGA